GACATTACAATTTATTTGTTCACTTTGGAGGTGAGTAATTTCATGTGGGAGATTTTTCTATGGCTAAGTATTTGATATAAGATATTTTATTCTAGCACTCAATTTTAGGGCTAAATTAGAAATATTTTAGATTTCAAATGAGTATACTTTTAACCAGAGATGAGTAGGTGGGAAGTGAGAAAagttattttgatcattttctattataGAAACGGCATATGTAATTGCTATAAATACAAGCTCTCTTCATAAAATGGGTTGGTCCTTTTTGGCCAAATATAAGTTATTTGGTTGAATTCATACAATTTGGTATTAGTGTGTTCTAGGGTATCAAATTTTACTTTAAATTCTAAGGTACTACTTGAGCCATGATTTTGTAAATTTGGGAAAGCTCATTGTACTTGATCCATGGTTTTGTAAATTTGGGAAAGCTCGTTGTAAATAAAAATCATGTCCATAATCTAGATGTCTTAATAGTTGGCTAATAATTTTTGGTGATGACTGTTTCATATCTAGAAATATAAATTTCTAGCTCTTTAACGTTTTAAGTTAATCTTTTGTCATAGTAGTTGTAAAATATTTCCATTAATATCATATGAGGTATTTTGATCATTTATGGATTGTTAAAGCGTATATAACTATATGAAGTTTCTTGAACTTTTAAATTGCATTTAAGTGAAATCATAAGTTGATTGATAGTATCTCATATCTAATTTTGGTTTTTTACTCTTAGTCAATTTAAATACATATTTGTTTCTCACTTTAAGGTTTAGATGCTAGTCCCCTTCTTAATTATTTGGTCAACTTTTTAAATGATATGTCATTTACATCCATTATTTATAAATTGTATTAATAGTTTATATAAATCAGTGCATGCATTTGCTAATGGTTTGGTCCATCTCTAATAGAATTATGTATGTTTTTGGTTCCAAAGTTATAAATAAAGTAAATGCATTGTAACCTAATAATTCATTTAAATATTAGTAGTCTGAAAAGATTGATGAGTCAACATAAGAGACATGTTGTGAGAAACTTTTGAGATATGATTCTAATGGACAGGTTATGTGCATTAGTCGTGTGGCTTCACCAATATTAGGCTTCTAAACCTTTTAAACAATGGCGAACTCTTGAGCATAATATTTGGTACTCTTTCTACAGATGCATACAAGCTTGTGTCCTATAGTTTGAACCCAATCTCTATTCTAATAATGTAATGTAAAATTTACCATTGAAAATTTACTGGACGTAAATTATCATGAACCAGACAAGCTTGTACCAGCAATCACCATGATACTTTGAACACAAACTTGATTGTAATAAAGCAGGCTTTACCACGAAGCGACAGGTACTTGAGCAATTGTCTCTTAATCAGTATTTTATTTGGATTGAATAAGTACATCAAGTATACAAGTTTAAACCAAATATGACTCACTACTTAACAATCAGTTAATATAGATATACAAGTGCAGAGCCAGTCACGCACATCGCTTCAAACGAAGAAAGTGATTTGACCATAATAAGCAAGTGGCCATCATACAATATGCGTTTTTTTTCCTTGTTTTTAATCCCCTCGATGCAACTTTGAATTTGCAAACGCGAAAAAGAAGGCGTCTGAGATTAAAAAAACACTTTATAGATAATGATCAACCAGATAGCCACGGAAACATAGAATTTGGCCAGATTCAATACACCACATGCTGTTTTGACTTGCAAACGGTGAACAATCATCAGTCAAGTCTAGAAGATGAATTATTTATGCACCATAGACTTTCAGTTGGGTATGAAATTAGAATTACCACCTTACAGTCATCATCCATTTTAGATTCTACAATCTAAGTGTACTAATTCGCTTcttctgaatttgattgtgtgtatattttCATTAACGTTTCAAATTATATTCTATGATATCAAGATGTTAGAAAATGTGAAAAACATCTTTAAAAGCGATCATTGAAACAAACTGtcaacaaatagcaaatatcaagatgttagaaaaTGTGAAAAACATCTTTAAAGATGATCATTGAAACAAACTCTCAACAAATAGCAAACCCAAAACTTCTTTGAACTAGAATACAGTCTACAAAATTTCCGATACAACATCTAAACTTTGGAACATTAAAGAGCCCAAATGGGTGCAATGGATATGTTGTAGAATTTCATCAACACTGAAAAAATAAGATAAAGATTTTATTTAAAGCATTGTGAAAGACGTAATCTCTATGTACACTTGTTGTCCGCGGTTGCCGTTTGAATTGCATGGATTGAAACTGAAACTGGACATGTAGAAAACAACTTGAACATTTTGTAATAGTTACAAAATCCACACATAAAATCACAAATTGACCCCAAACAGCCTGACGCCCTTCTTGGAGCTCATGTCTGCGGCATTCTCAACAGGCGATGACCGGTCACCGGTGGGCTTGAGCTGCATAAAGTCATGAGGTTCCCTCGCAGAATTCTGCTCCACCGCCGGTAGAAAACGCATATTGTGGCTCAGGGGGAGCGGCGAAACCTCCTCCGTAGGCAGCCGCCAGAAAGCTCCGCCATTGTTGGGCTGCCAGACCACCGACATCAACTCGGGAAATGGcttggaagaagaagaagcagtgCGAATGAGGGCCTGAGATTGGAAAGGACCGTATTGAAAGGTGGGCGAGGCTGCGAGTGAGGGAAGCGAAAGTCTGCGCAGAAGTGATGCTTTGGAGCCTGGCTGAATTTGAAGGGCATGACAAGGGCGGCGCTTCCAGCTGATGTAAAGGCGCTCAGCATTTTGGGCATCGGTTGATCTCTCGAAGGAAACGATATCCCCTGCGTCCAACTTTTTCTCCTTTACGAATCGACTCCATCCTTTGGTGAGCACGTAGCTCTGACTGCTGTTCCAGTAGGAGTAACGGAACCTCCAAGCTTTTCCTGTGTTATCCTCGAAATTGAGCAGCAATCCTTTATCGTTTGCAGTCGTGTCCAGCGGAAAGTACTTCTCGGCATGATGCTTCGGAATCACCAGCCGATTCAGTTTCCCCACATCGCTGGGAGTCACCGCCTTCTCAAACATGGGTTCTCTTAACGACTTATCTTTCTCCCAACCTGCACTCTCATTCTTCGACTCTGCCTTGTGCGCACCCAACGCCGTAATCTTGAGCTGGTCCTTTGGAACCACCACGTCCATCGTTTCTACCTTTGAATGCTCGCTAAGAAATCTATTCTGCAGATGCCCTCCTCGGAACTTGAGGCCTGCGTCCTCTTCTACCCATATTCGCTCATGTTTGTTATAGATCTGTGCTCCCCACCGTCCATTGGCCTGAGAAACCACCTCTTTATAAATAGGAGAACATGTATTTTCTCTAAACTTCTTCAGATCGACGCCATCTGATTCTCCCCCACACGCCGACAACAAGTTCAGCCCACTTCCTATTCTTTCTCCCTCGCCATTCTTTTCCTTCACTCCGCTGTAATCATCCACTCTGGTTCTCCAGTCCAAGAACGACACAACATTCGCCCTTTTCATTCCTTccatcttcctctcttttcttcttcttctacctCATATTATCCCAccctctttttcttttccttctgcCCTCTCAAGCCAAATTCGACCCAGCAGATCTTGCAATGAATTCCGAAGCAGTGGAGAGCAATATCTAATGGAGAGCTTAAACCAGAGAGGGAGGCAAATGTGAAAATGGGTGAATAATTAGTCAACACTATCAGCTGCCTACTACAATGATAGCGGCCAGGCGTTCTACTTCTCAACGGGGCAAGACCGAGTCTATTTGTTTAGTAGTCAGCAGTGAGCACTCTCAGTCTTAAGATTCTCTTCTCTTCAATTTCTTATAATTACATCCCATCCGCCCCCCGCGGAATCCCGGATTGATTGGCTTACTTTTCTAAGGCAAAGACAAGGCGGCTGCGTGCTGACCTTTCCTTACCACTAACAACTTTCTCATCCTTCTGCTCCTGGACCGCCAATTCCTCTAAATTATTCCGCCACTCCTGTCCAAAATACAACGACCTAGACATTTTAAATTTGACGCCTGCATTATTAGTCTGACAGGTCCTTGTAACTGGATGGAAAACTATAACAATTCTTTTATTGATTGTTTGGTCTTCTATACGTTATTaaaaaatttcatttaattaatgttTAGGAATCTTAGTGTGTAAGGATAGAgttatttatataataattattttaattaaaattgaaaagacaaTTTATAATTCTTGAAGGAAAATTTGTATATATTGATTGATGTTTACTATCTACCACAATTGAACAAGAATGAAACCAATTCTATCACTGGGTCCCATAAATTGCTTGGTCTTACAGACATCATTGAAACCTTTCATTCATTCGTGTTCAGATGTCCTATATCTACTATAATGATAAGCTCGAAACAACTTTTATGATATTATCTTTATAATAATTAAAAGAACAATTTATCAAATTTCTTAGAATAGAACTTGTATGCATTGATTGATTGATGCTTGCTATCTACCTCGAGTTTTGAGAGGACAATTTTAAAGGTCAAGAAGCCATCAAAACTCTAGACCCACTTGTGCCTTTCTTCCTTCACTTGACAACAACCTTCACTTGACAACAACCTACATGACAACCACTCCCAACATCGAACAGGCATTTTTATCAAATCCACACTGTTCCTCAGTTGACTGGCTTTTATAATATATTTAGCATAAGAGGCAAAACAGATCTGACAAATGTAACCGGCTTGAATTTGACCTTTCTTCGGTTTCCTATTCCCAAACTTCaagataaaaaatataaaaaatctccTTATGGTTTTCGTTTCGGTTTATCTGTTCGCCTTGGGAAAGGCCTAACAGTCATTTTCAAAAGGCAGCTGCCATGATGATAAACCCCTAAAGTTAAATTTCAGGATAACAACAATGGAGTCAAAGGGGGCAGTACGGAGATTGCGTGTTCAAAATAGGCTCCATAGACAAACCATAAATTTGTGCATGATGTTGGAAAATTTGGAGTACTATCTAGGGGAGATCATGCAACCTTTTATTCTGATGTGATGGAAACCCTATTTCTTATGCTAGTCAACAGATAGAACAAATAGCCATGGTCTCTGGATGTGATATTTTCTAACTTATTAGGGAAAAAAATCCTTTTAATAATCTCCCCCGAGAATCTAACCCAAATTTAGCTGTACTTAACGAGGAAGGAAGCAGGCAAGAGCGAGACCTTTAAAACTATAATATAAGTTAGGTCTCCACGTTTAAATTAGGCGCATGAGGGAAAAAAAactgttaaattaattaatttaattattcctATTCCCACTTGCCAGTTCTAACACGCAAAGTCATACATGTGCAATAAAATTTAATCCAAGTTCTCTAGAAGATTTAGATATAGAAATGTATTTGAGCTAAGCCGCCCGGGGGAGTAAAGTGGGAGCCACATGGCATGATACCTTGTCCACATTAGTCATCGACGTACCCGAGGCTTAGAGGCAGGAATAAAAGTTATTATGTCATGCTGGGCCAAGTGGACCCTTTTATAATTGTCTTCCCTCCAAAAGACTAGCCCTGATAAATAGAATGCTCTCTCTGGTCCAGATCGCATGCAATTGATGTAGGTAGGTATCCGTGTTTCACACACAAAATTAATTCCTAGGTATCTCACAGACCCACTCTTAGACACGTGGTCTCACAACCTTATCTCCGTATCTTTTATCATTAAAAATATCTCATCACTGTTGACAACTTTAAGTCCCGACACAGAAAAATTCCCAGTTATAAATCTGGAATTTGAATTATGTACCTGAATTTACAACTCAACGTCATGTCCCCATCGAATAAATGGGAATCCCAACAAACATTTCTCCCACTTCCTCCCCCGCCACGTGGCCAGCTGTGAAAAAGTAAAAGTTTATCTACATTACATTACCAGCAAGCGAGACAGAGAGCCGCCTGCATGTGATTCCTCTGCTGCGTGTGCAGGCGCAGGTGCAGGTGCAGGAATGACGTGTTCATTTATTTCGGGAAGTGGAATTGGACCACCTTAATAATTATCCCCGAATTGGACCCCCTTAATAATTATCCCCGAATTGGACCATCGTGCATTATGCGATAGTTATGGGACACAAACATCCGCATCAGGTGTTGTACGGCGTCTTAAGTTCTTGCAGCAAGCGGCTACCGACAGGACACGTCACCTCCTTTACTGATTGTACACGTCAGCCAATACATTATATATGGCAGTGCCATCCCCACTCACCGGCCAACCCAACAGTAAGATCTACGCTAGGTGAGGTGAGGCGGCTGGGCCCCACGTACACCTGCATTTAGTGATTTGCGTTGGGATCCAGTCCTGTACCATGCAATTGCATATTGCATTGCCAATCACTCTGCTACAGCCTTCAATGATtgatattacacacacacacaacacttcACGTTCTCTTCACTGTGCGCGTTAAAGCCACAGAAAGACTGCATTTAATGGGAATCGACCGTCGTCTGCTGGCATTTCTATTTCACTCCGTGACGCTTTTAAAGCACACTGTGCTTTGAGGTTAAGAACACAGGAATGTCGTTATTCCTTTCCATAGCAGGGAATCGGGCCTGTACGTGGCTTTCCCATGTTATTCTCCCATCCATTGCTTTCTTAAAATAGGTAAATCTAAGCCTCGAGAAACTAGTGGTTCTCACTGTGACCTTGATTTTGATGGGCGTATGACAATTTCTTCGCTTTTTTGAGCACTTGAGAAACGCCAATCAAATTTTGTGCCTCTGTTGGTATAAATATTTGTTGTTCTTGCAATCACAGTGAGCTGTACTATCAGGTAAAGAGGCAATTCTGAATACATCGCCATTATTAACCTGGGTATAGGGTGACCGTCAAAGTTAATGAACCAATAGAATTCTAAGAAAAATTATCGGGCACTTATTACATACCGTTCTCCTCCTCGTGTTAAAACTTGTACGACATTAGAACTCTCTTTAAATTCATAAtcctttttcattttaaaaaaaaggaaGAATGTAAGGATGATTTTTTTACCGTGGAAGAGAAAAAGTATcatttttatgatattatttttggacaTGTGGTACATTGTATAATTGATTGATCTTGTTACTCTTCATCATCTCaatttttatttgaattaattttCAATAGTTTATATACCTTGAATTAATTTGTAGGTACATTTGGATCTCTTTTTTTAATAGTTTATGCATCTTGAATTAAATTGTGGGCATATTTTTATTCCCTTTTTTAAAATTCACATGTCTTCTTTCAAATGTTGGCATTTCAAGATCTTACTATTATCCATGGACATCCAAAGGATTGGATTATGCATCAAGTTGTGTATTTAAAGTTATCATCCTAGGACAATTTCACATCATTAGATATGCAGAATAATATTATTTGAAGAGATCATATAGTATTAGAGAAACacaaaatgttatttttttttctttttattcttttcttttgtaGGAATTATCATTAATACTTATTTGTTGGCATCTAATGTCAACAATCAAGCAAACAACATTCactattgtagtgtcgtaaattgtacccTCATACAATTTCAtgctcacttaggcctcactttggtatTCCAACCTTCTATGGTCTAGATATgtctgattctactcacaccaatgCCAAATTTGTGATCTTCATTATTCACTTTGATTCCTAGACCTTTTTCAACCTGGATGGATTGGACTAGAGAACCTAGTGTCCTTGTCCTTTGGACTAAGGCGTTAGCTGCcatatgttggcaatatgaaggaattgattatgggttgcattgatgttttgtcattgatgtcaacactagctgttatgattggttagcGACAAGaggattttggttaccggtagaagaactagtgttaccgacagaaaggACTATCAGTTGGTTGCTACCGACATGTTTGAATCAATGAAATATGTTTGGTTTACTGTGTTtgcatgtttctggagtatgtttttgtctgttggtattgacttgatgatcagatgctatcatacattctagtaagcctataccggtaagggtttagggctttaccagcaaagcttttactgagaatctttgacaagatgtataagtgttgttggtgcgacttctagatggaatacatgatgtagaaggtgatctttgttcgtgccttgactgattggagacatcactttggcgtggtggacccaaattaggtctggtgtctatctaggttatggaccggtatcatgtaacatgttctctacacgttactgggatgatttatggattggttaatgtttttTTTGTCTAAAGTCggcatggtatatcattgtaatatggatgtatgtaatgatcttattataatatcttttaggtggtcgacctaattggtttaggccttagggtttgtataaattgatgtaagatctcactatAGATcgtggtcatggtcaaggaatgaaatgtgtgaataatgtGATATCATTCAGTTAGAGGATTCAattgatcattgaagatcgaattgggtttatgtaagaggtcaaaggccttcggtattgagcttaactgggactgtaatcaagcatggtagatgctattatTCGCagttcattcttccagattgttgtccaattatattgaagtggttataacctctttgtagtgaGTGAgattcctttgtaatgagcagtacactctaggttgtgtggcttcctgcatgtgtaggccccttattgtatcacatactttctacagaattattatctgactgtgggtaggcttcccaccgtggtttttccctttactgggttttctgtgtacaaatcatgttgttatgtggtatgattgcattgtgttaattctctgtttcattcttaagttttattgcttaccagtatctgtttctactattccggtattcaatgtttatgtgctccggctAAAGGTTATAAAGTTATCTGGttgatataatctgttgacaactgattcaccccccctctcagttgtccaccggttattctaacaattggtatcaaatctttggtcctcttttgcagaagcttaaccgcttgaggtagatcctatggcaactaataattcaaatccaccgacaactattttcagaagagaaattcctaagcttgattGAACAAACagtgggatatggaaaatctgaatggagactcatcgtagatgtcttggcaaggatatttgggagatcactgagaaaggatatatgccttatgatccgacatctagtaatCCTTCTCCaacagacttggacaaaaatattgaaaatgattgcagagcaagagaagccctcttgtgtgcactcactgataaGCAAATCgggggattgactgataaatcatctgcaaaggttatgtgggataaattgaaaactctaaatgaaggtgaccctactgtcaaaatttctaaacttgatggttaccgggtaagatatgagaatccgaagatggaagataatgaaagaattgctacatttatgataagagtaaatgagattgtcatgggaattcaatgttgtggaggatctctaagtgaagatgaaatagtttctaaatttttgagagccctaccaccggcttacaagatgaaggctattgcaattaatgaattgagaacaatggcaaacatttcagttaacagagacattctgattgggaaattatctgcttttgagcttgaagaatttggaccctctagaactgcaaaatctgaacctacttttcatgcatcatcatctaccagcaaaagtgattagAAAGTCCTAtgtgcaaaagaattagaagatatgaggaaagaggatgaagaatttgagcaacttgaagccttatttgctagaagagtacgtaaaggactgacatgaagtaagtatgaagtaaaagcaccttttaaatgttttacatgtaataagttTGATcagtttgcatctagatgtcctgaaaggaatgcaagatttgaagaaagagttaagaaatcatttaagcctaatcaaaacaaatatagattcaataaaaacaaactatgctacatagcggatgaggaaggagtaagtgatgattcagatgatgaatcggcaagagactctgctagtggatccgacaatggaaaggattAGGTGCtctatgctataaaggaagataaACTAGAGCTTGTTATCAAGAAtcaagaaaaggccttggcaacaaaaattgatgacaaggatgaatggttaattgatagtggatgctcacatcatatgactggagataagagaaaatttatgtccctacaagaatacaatggtggtcaagtcagatttggagatgacaaagcatgtatgatcaaaggtagaggtattatttctttggatgacaagcataatactgataatgtctactatgtagaaggtttaaagcataatcttgtaagtgttggtcaattggtggataagggattccaacttcagttcaaagatataaaatgcaaaattattaatagaactggtttggagattgaaatcggtactcagactagagataatatctttcacttgaacaccagtgataagacatgtttgattgctcacattgatgagagttggttatggcattgtagcgtcctaaaattgcgacacttgcaatttcgactgcatttcggtct
The nucleotide sequence above comes from Cryptomeria japonica chromosome 11, Sugi_1.0, whole genome shotgun sequence. Encoded proteins:
- the LOC131072907 gene encoding AP2/ERF and B3 domain-containing transcription factor ARF14, with the protein product MEGMKRANVVSFLDWRTRVDDYSGVKEKNGEGERIGSGLNLLSACGGESDGVDLKKFRENTCSPIYKEVVSQANGRWGAQIYNKHERIWVEEDAGLKFRGGHLQNRFLSEHSKVETMDVVVPKDQLKITALGAHKAESKNESAGWEKDKSLREPMFEKAVTPSDVGKLNRLVIPKHHAEKYFPLDTTANDKGLLLNFEDNTGKAWRFRYSYWNSSQSYVLTKGWSRFVKEKKLDAGDIVSFERSTDAQNAERLYISWKRRPCHALQIQPGSKASLLRRLSLPSLAASPTFQYGPFQSQALIRTASSSSKPFPELMSVVWQPNNGGAFWRLPTEEVSPLPLSHNMRFLPAVEQNSAREPHDFMQLKPTGDRSSPVENAADMSSKKGVRLFGVNL